In Gemmatimonadaceae bacterium, the genomic window TCCGCCGCTGGCAATGGCAGCACAAATGAGCGCACGGTGGGATATCGATTTGTCACCCGGCACCCGCACGGTGCCGCGCGCCTTCATCGAAGCCAGCTCTCCAGCGCCGTGGCATGATCAGTCTTTTCGTCCCGGTACTTCACGATCACTGGTGTCTGCAGAGACAGCCGCTCCTCTTCTCCCCAGCCGCCTTTGATGCGACGTGCACCAGGGACGACCACCGCCCCGGAGGGAATTTCGAGCGATCTCTCACCTTCAGCCCGATAGATCTCTTCCCGCACGAGGTCATAGACCGGCGTGCCGCGCGTAAGCACTACTCCGGCGCCAATCACAGCACGGGACCGCACAACGGTTCCCTCGAAGATCCCGCAGTTCCCACCCACGATGACGTCGTCCTCGATCACGACCGGGACGGCGTTCACCGGCTCGAGCACTCCCCCGATCTGAGCCGCCGCGCTGAGATGCACGCGCTCGCCAATCTGCGCGCACGAGCCGACGAGCGCATGCGAGTCCACCATGGTTCCGGCGCCGACATAGGCGCCGACGTTGATGTACATCGGCGGCATGCAGACCACACCTGGTGCGACGTAGGTCCCTCGACGAATGGATGATCCGCCGGGCACTACGCGAACATTGTCGCGGAGCGTCAGCTCTCGCAGTGGGAAAATATCCTTGTCGAAAAAGCTGAACGCCGCGCTTTGCGAGCCGGGCACCTCGTCCGGCGACATGTCGATCAGCTTCCCAATTCGGAATCCGAGAAGTATGCCTCGCTTGACCCACGGAACCGCGGACCACTTGCCATTGGCGTCGCGCTCGGCGGAGCGCACCTCACCGCTTTCGAGAAGCTGGAGCAGCTCTTCGACAGCGGGGCGGGTGTCGGGCGAGTGGTCAGCCGTCGACGCCGATGCGGCGCTCTCGATGCGCTGCTCGAGCGACTCGAGCGTTGACGACGTATTGCCCGCGGGCGTTGGACTCACTCTCTTGCGAGGGCGCCGACTGCCTCGAGACTCGACCTCAACAACTTGCTGTGGGTGTCGGCAAGCGGCACGAGCGGAAGCCGCAGAACGTTCTTCATCCTGCCCATCAGTGCCAACGCGGCTTTCGACGGAATCGGATTCGATTCGACGAACGCGGCGGTCGTCCACGGCGCGAGACGATGCGAGAGGTTTCGCGCTTGTACGATGTCTCCAAGCGCCAGACACTCCGTGAGCTCCGACACCAGTCGCGGTACGACGTTCGAAGTGACTGAGATAACGCCGTCACCACCTTCTGCCATCACCGGCAGGGTAAGCGCGTCATCGCCGGAGAGGACGCGGAAGCCGGCCGGCCGATTCCGTATGATCTCGCCGATCTGCGCAAGATTTCCCGACGCTTCCTTGACCGCAACGATGTTTTCGTGCTCAGCGAGCTCGAGAGTTGTGGCAGCTTCGACATTGCTTCCGGTTCGGCCCGGCACGTTGTAAACGACGATGGGAATCTGTGCCGCGTCGGCGATTGCGCGGAAATGCGCGACGATCCCGCGCTGCGGCGGCTTATTGTACATCGGAGATGTGTGAAGCAGATGCGTTGCACCGGCTGCCTGCATCTCCCTGGACAACTCGATCGCCTTCTTCGTGTCGTTCGATCCCGCTCCGGCGACAATCGGGAGGCGCCGATCGGCCTGCTCGACAGTTATCTCGACAACACGCCGATGCTCCTCGAGCGACATCGTCGCTGCCTCGCCGGTGGACCCGCAGGGGACAAGAAAATGAACGTCCTCCGCGATCTGCCAGTCGACGAATGCGCGAAGAGCGCTCTCGTCGACGCCGCCACTCTCGGTGAAAGGAGTGACGAGCGCGGTACCGCAGCCCGTGAGGTGGCGCCGAGATCCAGGCATCCGCTCAGCCGCTGACACGTCGCGCCGTCCCGTCGCCGGCTTTGGTGAATCCAAGCACATCACGCATCGTGAAAACTCCCCCACCGTGCTTTCCGATGAGCCATTGAGCCGCACGTAGCGCGCCATCGGCGAAGACCCTTCTGTCGCGCGCCTCGTGCCGCAGAGTCATCTGCTCATAGGTACTGTCGAAGATCACCTCGTGCGTCCCAGGTACTGAGCCCGTACGGACGCTCGTGACTGGGACTTCCTTCCTCAGGCCCTTCTCCATGGCTTTCACGATTGCTAGCGCCGTTCCCGAGGGCGCGTCCTTCTTCGCCGAGTGGTGCGTCTCGACAACCGCCGCGGCGAACTCTGGCGCGGCAGCCATGATCTCACCCGCGCGGCGCGTGAGCTCAACGAACAGGTTCACGCCTACGGCAAAATTGGGAGCCCAGAGGACCGCGGCACCGGCCGCATTGGCCTCGTCGGTGATCATGGGCAGAGAATCGTACCAGCCTGTCGTGCCCACGACGACCGGAACCCTGGCAGCGATGCATGCGAGGATGTTCATCACCGCGGCACCGGGCTCCGTGAACTCGATTGCAACGTCCGGATCGCCGAGCGCGCGCTTCGTGATTCCTTTTCCGCTTTTGTTGTGGCCAGAGTCGAGCATCGCACAGACAGTCCACCCGCGCTCCTGCGCCATCTGAGCCACGATGCGACCCATTTTTCCGTCGCCGATAACCGCGATCTGAGGATCGTTCATGAAGCCTGCACCCCTTCCCTGTCGACTGTATGCGATGGCAGCTCCGCGGCGCCGAAGAATTCCCGGTGCAAACGCTCGATGGCCGCATTCACTTCGTCGCCCTCCACGATCACAGTGAGGTTGATGCCTGTTGCGCTCAATGACATCATGTGCACTTTCGTATCGCCAAGCGCAATGAGCGCCCGTCCCATCGCTCCGCCGGCATCGCCGATACCGGCGCCGACGATGGCGATGATTCCGCGGTTTCTCTCGATCGACACGTCGCCAAGCGATCGCAGATCGACGAGCAGCGTATCCAGCCGTGCCGGATCATCGACCGTGACGGAAACCGACACCTCGGATGTGGCGACCACGTCGACCGACGTCTGGTGTCGCTCGAAGATCTCGAACACTCTGCGCAGAAATCCGTGCGCGAACAGCATTCGCGGAGCCGTCACCTTGATGAGAACGACATCGGCCTTGCCGGCAATTGCACTGACCGGCCTGTGGGGTGCGTCGAAGGTGATTCGCGTTCCTTTTCCTTCCGGCTTCCGCGAATTGTAGATGAAGACGGGAATGCCGAGCTTTACTGCCGGTGCAATCGTGTTCGGATGCAGCACTTTTGCTCCGAACGAAGCGAGCTCGGACGCCTCGTCGAATCGGATTTCCTCTATGAGGTGAGCACCGCTCACGACACGCGGGTCAGCGGTCAGTATGCCGTCGACGTCGGTCCAGATCTCGATCGCGTCGGCCTGCAGCGCGGCGCCGATGAGGGACGCACTGTAGTCGGAGCCGCCGCGTCCAAGCGTCGTTGTCACACCCTCGGCCGTCGCGCCGATGAACCCTCCGAGAACCGGCACCTTCGAATCCGTTACGAGCGGCATGATCTGCTCCCGCGCGCGCTCGGCGATTGCTGTCGTCTGAGGCTCCGCCTGCATGAACGCAGCATCGGTGATCATCACTTCCCGCGCGTCGAGATGGACCGCCGGCAATCCCCGGAACTGAAAAAAAGCGGTCACGAGCTGCGACGATGCCTCCTCGCCGAAAGCAGCAATGGCGTCGAGCGACCGCGGCGTGACGTGACCGAGCACCGACAGCGCTTCGGCCAGCGAGGCGAGCTCATCGAAGATCGCGCTCAGGTCGCCCGCGATATCGTTCTCGACCGGTGAGCCGCCAAGCAGCTGCTCGCATTCCTTGAGATGCCGATCACGAAGTGTCTCTACTCCCCGCAGGGCGCCAATCAAATGGCCTTTCGCGGACTGCTCTCCGACCGCGAGCAGAGCGTTTGTCGCTCCGCCGAGCGCGGATACCACGACGACCGGCTGGCGCTCGAGGCGTGCTTCGACGATATCGGCGGCGCGCCGGATTGCCGCCGCGTCACCGACGGACGTTCCGCCGAACTTGACGACAATCACGCTGGAGGAAGCTTGCCTGTCGCCGCGAGAAGCTCCGCGTTCAGCACGGAGCCGCCCGCTGCGCCACGAATTGTGTTGTGCCCGAGCGCCACCATTCGCAGGTCGAGTATCGGATCACCGCGCACTCTGCCAACAGTCACGGTCATGCCGGCCCCGGCGTCAACATCCCGCCGCGGCTGCGGACGATCGGCGCTGTCCGTGACAACGAGCGGCTCATCGGGCCGGCTCGGGAGAGACCACGTCGACTCCGCGCCTTTCCATGCGCGCAGCGTCTCCAACGCCTGCTCGGGGGTTGGGCGATCGTTGAACGAGGCCGTGATGCACACGGTGTGACCGTGCTCGACAGCAACACGATTTGTCTGGGCGCTGACCTCGAACACGGCGTTTGTCACGCCGCCGTTCTCGAACCGTCCGAGAAGCTTGAGCATCTCACGCTCCACCTTCGGCTCTTCTTCCGATATGTACGGAATGACGTTGCCGAGAATATCGAGGGACGCTACGCCCGGATATCCTGCTCCCGAGACCGCCTGCATCGTCATCATGAAGAGCTTCTCCACTCCGAATCGCTCGTGCAGCGGTGCGAGTGCGACTGCGGCAACCGTAGCCGCACAATTCGCGTTCGTGATGATGGCCCCTTCCCAGCCGCGGTCACGGCGCTGCTTCTCGATGAGTCCGAGATGGTCAGCATTCACTTCCGGTATCACGAGCGGAACGTCGGGCTCCATGCGGAAATTCTTTGCGTTGCTGAGAACGATCTTCCCCGCGCGCGCAAACGCCTGCTCGATTTCGCCCGCAACGCTCGAGTCGAGCGCCGAGAAAACGATTTGCGCCTCCAGGTCCGCCGGGTCGCAATTCCGCACCTCCATCTGCGCGACGTTGCCGGGCATCGCGCCCTCGAGCCAGCGTGCTGCGTCAGTGTACCGCTTGCGCGCACTGCGCTCTGAAGCGGCGACTTCCACAAGCTCGAACCACGGATGATCGGCAAGCAGCCGGATGAACGTCTGCCCTACCGCGCCGGTGGCTCCCAGCACGGCCACTTTCCATTTCCTCCCATTCGGGGGCGAAAGGCGCGCAGTCATGATGCGAGCAGCGTGCGGGCGAGCTTCTCGTACGTGTCGACGCTCGCGCGGAGCTCCTCGATGTCGATGTACTCATCCGGCGTGTGCGCGACGTGGATCGAGCCGGGGCCGAAAAGAAGCGGTGTTCCCCACCGCGTCAGCAGCGGAATGTCCGACGTGTACGCAACCGGGGCGGTCTCGAAGTCGGGAACTGTATGAAAGTGCTGCGCGGGGATATAGGAGCCGAACTCGAGCTCTGCTTTTCCCTTCGCCCATTTTTTTATCATCGCCTTCGTCGGAGCTACATCGCCAACGAGCCGGAGCATCAGCTCGGCCTCGGCGTGTGCGGGGATGATGTTTGCCTCTGTCCCTCCGTGGATCGTGCCGATGTTGACCGTTGTCTCGCCAAGGAGTGGATCGGATGGCAGCGGAAGGTCTCGAATCGTCGGGAGCAGGGCGAGCAGAGGCTCGATCGCCGATTCCCCGAGGTGGGGATAGGCGGAGTGTGCCTCGCGTCCCTTGATGCGGACGGTCACGCGCAGGGATCCTTTCGCGCCGCTGGCGAGCTTGCTCTCGGTTGGCTCCCCATTGATGAGAAATCGACTTTTCGTCGGAAGATTGTTAGCGGCGCGTGCGCCGTCTGAGCCTTTCTCCTCACCTACGACGAAAAGCAGATCGGCGCGCTTCTCACCCGACTTGGTGAGATGATCGGCAGCGGCCATCATCGCCGCGGCGATTCCTTTTGCGTCGCATGCGCCCCGCCCGTACAAGCGCTTCCCTTCCATTCGCGGCGGCAGGTGGGGGGGCACGGTGTCGAGATGCGTGGAGAATGTCACTCCTCCGCCCTTGTGGGACGCCCAGATGTTGCCGCGACCCGGACTGACTTCCTGCACGGTCACGTTCCACCCGCGCTCGACGAGCCACTTCGAGACGAAGTCCACGACCGCTCCCTCGTTGGAGGTAGTCGAGGGAAGCGCGAGCAGCTCGGCCGCCAGAGCCACGACATCTGTCATTTCGTGAAGTTAGCGCGATTTGAAAAGGAAGCGACCACGAAGCACGATCGTCTTCGTGGTCGCTTCCTCGTAATTGGAGAATGAGCTAGACCGCGGGACGCGCGCCGGTCGCCTCGAAGGTCGTCGTAGTGCCCGGCTCAATGCCGCGGACGTGCTCGACGAACATCTGCTGGACAAGAGTGTTCGCTTCACGATTGTAGATGTCGTGGTGGCGCTCGCCGATCTCACCAATTCGCGAGAGCTCGGCGTTGCCGAGCGCACGGCCGCCGTCGCGGAATGTCTTGAACGTGTCCTCTGCCTGACGCGACATCACGATGTCGCCAACAAGACGCAGGAAGTCGCTTTCGCGCGCGGCATCCGCGAGATCGCGCGCTTTCCCGATTACGGCTCCAAGGAGATTCTTCCCCGCGCCGGCTTCTGCGCCGAGTGTCTGCTGATAGTCCTCCAGCATCCGCTGATGCTCGCGGACGTTCGGTATATGGCGGCTGCAGAGATCGCGAAAGCGGCTGTCGTCCGCCTGCTTCTCGTGATCCTCCAGCGCCTCGAGAAATACCTTGTGCTGCGCGACGGCGTTGTTCACCTGGCTTTTCAGAAAGTCTATTCCGCGATCCATGATGCGCTCCCGATATGAGACGAATTGCGACCGGATTTTCTAGTCGATTGCGGATAAACTTTGCACAAGGCAGGCCACTGGGAGCGCCCGAAACCGGGGCTACGGACGCGCTCTGACGACGATTACAGCAACATTGTCCGATCCACCGCCGGAGAGGGCCTCGTCCACGAGCTGGCGGGCAACCGCCTCAGCGTTCCCGGACTGCTCCATCAGAGTCTCGATCCGCTCGCTGCTGACGTGCTTCGTGAGCCCGTCGGTGCAGAGCATCATGCTGTCACCAGGCTCGAGGTCAACCAGTCCCACCACCGGGTGGAGCTCCGTTCCGCCTATCGCGCTCGACAGCGCGGCCGCCGGCCTCGCGCGTGCGACCTGCTCCTCGGTCCATGCCCCCATCGAAATCATGTATTCGCCGATGGTCTGATCGCGCGTGAGCTGCTGCAGTCGGCCCCGTCGCCGAACATAGGCGCGGCTGTCGCCGACGTGAATCAGGTACGCCCGCGGCCAGATGAGGAGAACCATCGTAAGCGTCGTCGCCGGAGCCGGTCCGCGTTTCCCGGCGTGCTCTTCGCGGAGATTCTGATCAACACTGCGCACAGTTTCTTCCAGGCGCTCGAAGAGGTCGTGCTCCTTCGACGCCTCGAGGCGGTTGAAGCAGCCGACTGTCTCCGACACGTACTTGAGAAGCGCGGCGATTGCTCCTTCGCTGGCCTGGTCGCCGCCCGGCCCACCGCCGACGCCGTCGGCAACGACGAAAAGGTGCGCGTCGGCCGAGCCAAACCTGTTTGCCAGCGCGTCCGGAGAAAGGCTGGAATGACGGATTTCGACCGATCGGTGAATATCTACGATGAGGAAGTTGTCCTGATTCGATGGCCTGACATGTGAGAGGCGTTTCTCATCTTTGGCGCCCGCTCGGAGGCAATCCGGAAAATCGGTCGAATCTGTTTGAACCTTCTTCATAGGTGCCAGAGGGGCGGTTGCGCAACGGTCACAAAGACGATATTATGCATCGTGCCGAACATACCCCGAATCTGGTTCGAGCAAGTGGCTTAATTGCAGGGACTTACGTTGGCGAAGCTCAGGAGGGTCAAGAGGTCCGGAAAGCGCTCGACTCCGGCGGTTTCCAGGGACGTCAGGATTCGCGAAAAGGATCCTCGTCTCATTTGCGGAAAGGGCACGACGGTCACCCGCGTTTTCCGCGTTGAGGAGAGGTCGAAGGACAGGCGTGTGATGCACCTCGTCTTTCTCGATCGGCACGGCTGGTACTGCGAGCACGGCTCGGAGTGCGAGGCAGTGAAGGACGTCAGAAAGTTCATCAGATAACAATTGCGACTACAAACGGACGGATGAGAGAATGATTGCTGCAAATGACATCTACAAGGCGCCCGCCGACGTGTGGGCGAGACTGGCCGCACCGCTCTCGGGGGCGGCGATATTCTGGCGCCAGGAAGGCAAGCCAATCGCGCGTGACGGGAAATTCTTCGCGCGGTTCGTCGCTTACGTCGAAGCCAATACGGTTCGCGAGCGGCTCGACTCGGTCGTGCCCGGCGAATGGGACCTGACACTGACACCTCTTCCCTCTCTCGTCGCTGACGACTCCAGCGAGGCAACCTGCTCGTTCAAGGCTCGGCTCCAAGTCCTGGGCGTCGTGCGAGAGGATGTTGGAATGGGGCGGGATTACAAGCAGGCCGCGACTGACGCGTTCAAGCGCGCTGCGGTTCGGTTTGGAATCGCTCACCAGCTCTACGCCTACGGAGTGAACTGGGTGGAGCTCGACGGCGACGGCAGGAGCGCGAAGCCGCTCGAGGATCCCGCGGTGGTCCACGCGCGAAGGCTGGGAGGCACGACTCTGCGAGTTGCTGAAGGAAACGGGAGCGCTGCCACGCAGTCTGGGTTGAGCACCCAGGCGCGGCCCACGCTGGCGCTCGATGAGGAACAGTGTCCGAAGTGTGGTGGACGGATGTGGGACAATCGACTCACGAAGCGCAACCCCCGCGCGCCGGATTTCAAGTGTCGCGATCGCTCGTGCGATGGAGTGGTCTGGCCTTCCAAGCCGAGTGAGCAGAAGCCGGCCGAGGCGGCGTCGAGGGATGCGAAAAAGTCGAAGGAGCCCAGTGCGGATTGGCCGCCGCTCAACGGCGCGCCGCTCGTGCCGGACACTGAGCTGCCGTTCTAGACCCTCGGGAGCACAGTACTAACCCATCCAGTAAGCGCGCATACTGGATGGGTTTTGTTTACCGCCCTTGCGCGAAGCCCGCGGCGCTCAGCATTGCCACCGTCGTCGGCAAAAAGAACAATCCTGTGCTGATGTCGGTTATCACCGCGAGCGCAGCGAATGTCGTAGCGATCGCCGCTTCGACGACGCCACGATACCGATTCCGTTTCATAAGAAGCGGTAGTGCGACAATCGCCACCGGGAGGAATACGAAGAAGAAGGAGCTCATCTGCAGAAGGTCGCCGACATCGTTCGGGACTCCCGGCGGGCTCAGATTCGGTGGCTCAAAGATGAATGGTGGCGCTCCCGCCGCCCCACGCGAGCCCGGCTCCGCCTGAAAGGTCACGGTGCTGCTGCTGTGCTGCATCAGCGGCAGAAACGCGAGAGCGGAGAATGCCACCGTCGTGAGCACCATCGCCATGAGCACTGATGAGAACTCATTCGAGGCGAGCCGCGTCTGAAGCTCCGCGACGCGGTGGCGTCCGCGATAATTCCAGCCAATCAGCAGAATTCCTGCGAGCACGAATACGAACGCGTAGGTTTTACCTGCTCCGGCGGCTGTCGTTACCAATCAGTGCCTCCCACTTCTCACCACGAGCTGACTGATGAACCTTCGACTCGGCGTTTGCAAGCTCGTCCTCACTTCACGTCGGCCCGCGATTCAATGTAGAGCGTCGCGCGTCGCGATGCTGCTGGCGGGGATTGCACTCTCGAGCGTCTCTGCCGCGGCGCAGCCCGATCCCTCCCAGGTAACAATAAAGGTGACACCGGTTGCCGCAGGCATCTACATGCTCGATGGCGGCGGCGCTGGCGGTAACATTGCCATATCTGTCGGGAATGACGACGTCTTCATGATCGACGATCAGTACGCACCACTGACTGCGAAGATCAGGGCGGCGATAGCGACGGTGAGCCCCAAGCCTGTCCGCTTTCTCCTGAACACGCATTGGCACGGCGATCACGTCGGCGGCAATGAGAATATGGCAGGCGCGGGCGCGATTATCGTCGCGCACGACAACACCCGCAAGCGCATGACGAAGGAGCAGTTCATCGCGGCGTTCAACATGAAAGTTCCACCCTCGCCCGCCGCCGCGCTTCCGATCGTCACGTTCTCAGAGAGCATGTCGCTCTACCTGAACGGCGACAGCGTGCGGGCCGTTCACTTCCGGAGTGCCCATACCGACGGGGACGTGGTGGTGACATTCGAGAAAGCCGACGTGGTTCACATGGGAGATATTTTTTTCAACGGTTTCTACCCGCTGGTTGATCTCGGGAGTGGCGGATCGGTCGATGGCATTATTGCCGCGGTTGACCAGGTGCTGTCGCGGACAACCGCGCGAACGAAGTTCATTCCGGGACACGGCCCGCTCGGAACCCGTGCTGATCTCGTCAGCTATAGAAACGCGGTAAAAGGGGTGCGGGACCGCGTGGCAGCGCTCATCGCACGTCGTCGGACTCTGGCACAGGTGGTCGCAGCAAAGCCGTCAGCGGCGTACGACTCGAAATGGGGCGGGGGGTTCCTCAAGCCGGATCAGTTCGTGACGATCCTCTACAGCGATCTATCCCGGCGCCGTCGCTGAGATGCCAATGGGCCCGGCGTTTGCTCCCCAGACAGCCGAATATGAGCGATCGCGAGCTCGTGTAACCCGGGACGCCTGCGGCCCGTAAAGGTTTTATGCAAGAAACAAATCAAAAGCAGACACCGAACCAGCCCCTCGCCCCCGGCACCCCCGACGCGCCGGCCGCTCCCATCACGATCACGACCCCTGGGCCCGGCGGAACTACTCAGACGCTCCCGATTCCTAAAACGAGCGCTGAGGTCCGCGACCTCCGAATCCAAAGGCAGGAGCTCTCTGAACAGCTCGCCAATGTCGCTTCACGCCGCCGCGCACTCTCCGAGGAGATACGGGTCGCGCCCGACGGTGCGAGCCGAACCGGGCTGGAGGAGCGCCTTCGTGTACTGGATCAGCGCATCCTGGGGTTCGAGAACGACATTTCCGGAATCAGCCGCCAGCTCGCATCGGCGCCGGCCGAGCTGATCGCGGAGATCGAGAGCGAGAGCCCACCGTCAAGCGGAGGCGATTTCGAGGAAGGATTCTTTGCAGGCGGGTTTACGCTGTTGGGCGTGTTCGTCTTGGTCGCTGCCTATCGGCGCTTTTTCCGGAAGCGCCGGGCCGGCGCGACTCCAGCCAACGTTCCGGCCAACTTTGCTGCTGAATCAGCGCAGCGACTCGAGCGCCTGGAGCACGGAGTCGAAGCGATCGCAATAGAGGTCGAGCGCGTCTCGGAGGGGCAGCGATTTGTAACCAGGCTGCTTTCCGAGCAGGCGCCGGTGCTGGCGTCAAATCGTATTCCGCAGCCCGTAGCGGAGGCAAAAAGCGTCGAGCGGTAAGCCCGTCGTTGCGTGGGCCGCCGGTCGGGACGCATGAGGTGTCCGTCGGCATTCGCTAACAGGCGGAGACGCAGGACCCATGACGATCCTGCCCGCGCGAAGATCTGAACTAAAAGCGTCGAAGCAACGCCGAAGTCGGGGTCGTTATGCTCGGGGCGGGGCTCGAACCCGCATGGGGTTTCCCCCAAGGGATTTTAAGTCCCTTGCGTCTACCAGTTTCGCCACCCGAGCGGCGCATGTGATCTCGTAAGGTAGACGCCGCACTCCGTCGCTTCAACAGTCTGCGGCTGCACTGCTGACTCGAGCGGGCATCGATTCAATTGAAATCTCCGACGGCGGTGGTAACTTCACGAGCGACGCCTCGTCTCCACATTTCCAATTGGATTCCGTGACCGATCTGTTCTTCTCAGCCGCAGCTTTTCTGTGCCTGGATCAGTGGAGCAAGAGGGTGGTCGAGGTCCACGTTGCAGATCGATCCATCGAGTGGAGACTGGGTCTGCGCCTGAGGCGTGTAAGCAGTGCGAGGACGTTCTACAAGCGCCAGCTGGTTCCTGGCTTCCTCGCCCTTGTCTGGCTTGCCGCCCTCGGCTCAGCACTCCTCCTCTACGGTTCGGGCCAGGGTTTCCAAAGTCGCGCAGCGCTGATCGCGCTTGGTGCCGCGTTCGGCGGAGCAGCGGGAAACCTTCTCGACATTCTGCGGTTTCGCGCCATTTCCGATTTCATCGATTTCCGCTGGTGGCCGGCCTTCAATCTGGCGGACGCGCTCATCATCGGTGGGTTGCTCGTCGCCTTCTCGCTGCCCTGAGGAAATCATGAGGCGGGTCATGTTCACCTGGCGTGGATTCACGGTCCACAGCTACCCCGCGATGCAGTACGTCGGTCTGGTTGCAGGAGTCTTTGCTGCCAATGCCGCCGCCTACTCGGCCAACATCGATCCGTTCCGGACGTTCGTCGCAACTTGCATTCTGCTCTTTCCAGCGCTCGCCGGTGCGAGGCTCCTCTTTGTAGCCTCTCACTGGTCGGTTTACAGACAGAATCGTTCGCGCATCTGGAATCGGAACGAAGGGGGCGCGGGTCAGTACGGAGGTCTTCTGCTGGCCGTTCCGCTGTCCGTTCCCCTCCTCCACGCGCTGGATCTGCCGTTCGGTCCCTTCTGGGACGTCTCGATGTTCACGATTCTGGTCGGCATGATCTTCACTCGCGTCGGCTGCCTTCTCAACGGTTGCTGCGGGGGGCGTGCGACAACCTCGTGGTTCAGCATGTACCTCCCCGACGTCCGCGGCGTGTGGGAGCGACGAATCCCTACGCAGCTACTGGAGGCGGCGTGGGCTGTGATTCTGCTGGCGGCGGCAATCGCGATCTGGCCACATCTCCCTTTCCCGGGCGCTCTGTTGCTCCTGGTGAGCTCGGGCTATGCCGGCGGACGACTTGTACTGGAATCCACGCGCGCATCAATGCGGCACGGAGAGAGATTCACGCTTCACCACGCGGTTTCGCTGCTGATAATCGCGCTTTCAGTCGCCGCGATCACCATCCGCGGTCCCGAATAACAGGAGGAATCCGATGCCGAATCCGCTGACAGGTGACTTCGACATAGTTGCGCAGTTTTCCATCCCGGTCGTGAACCGGCTGCTCGCCGCGATGCATCGGATCGAGAGATTTCCCCACTCGTTGACGGTCCGCGTCAACGACGATCCTCCGCCCGGTTCACGATTCGACATGCCCACCCTGGTCGGTGTCATGGACGCCTACGGCGACGCGACTTCCGATCACGATCGCATTCCTCCTCCCGTCGCGTTTCCGCCCCCACGCGGGCTGGGAGGGTTTCATGCCGGAGTCGATTCGGTAGTGAACGCGAACATAGCCGGTGTGAACCTTGAGCCGCTCACTCCCAGCCGGCTGCAAGGTCGTGCGCAAGTTCAAATTTCTCCTCCAACGATGGAGATCGCCCACCCGTCGGGCAGCCAGGTTACTGTGCGCCTCGGCCTCATGTGCAGGTACTTTCCCGATCCGAACACAAATCCGGCAGCCGAATTCGTTCGCGGTGAGTTAGTGATTACGGCGCCGGTGAGCACTGCCGCGTCACAGGTGGCGAACGTCGTCGCTATCGACATCAAGGCCAACACGGCACAGATCAGTTTCGCGCTCCAGTGGTCGAGTCGTCCTCTCACCGCAGAGGATCGGGCGGGGATCGAT contains:
- a CDS encoding 2,3,4,5-tetrahydropyridine-2,6-dicarboxylate N-succinyltransferase translates to MSPTPAGNTSSTLESLEQRIESAASASTADHSPDTRPAVEELLQLLESGEVRSAERDANGKWSAVPWVKRGILLGFRIGKLIDMSPDEVPGSQSAAFSFFDKDIFPLRELTLRDNVRVVPGGSSIRRGTYVAPGVVCMPPMYINVGAYVGAGTMVDSHALVGSCAQIGERVHLSAAAQIGGVLEPVNAVPVVIEDDVIVGGNCGIFEGTVVRSRAVIGAGVVLTRGTPVYDLVREEIYRAEGERSLEIPSGAVVVPGARRIKGGWGEEERLSLQTPVIVKYRDEKTDHATALESWLR
- the dapA gene encoding 4-hydroxy-tetrahydrodipicolinate synthase, yielding MPGSRRHLTGCGTALVTPFTESGGVDESALRAFVDWQIAEDVHFLVPCGSTGEAATMSLEEHRRVVEITVEQADRRLPIVAGAGSNDTKKAIELSREMQAAGATHLLHTSPMYNKPPQRGIVAHFRAIADAAQIPIVVYNVPGRTGSNVEAATTLELAEHENIVAVKEASGNLAQIGEIIRNRPAGFRVLSGDDALTLPVMAEGGDGVISVTSNVVPRLVSELTECLALGDIVQARNLSHRLAPWTTAAFVESNPIPSKAALALMGRMKNVLRLPLVPLADTHSKLLRSSLEAVGALARE
- the asd gene encoding aspartate-semialdehyde dehydrogenase encodes the protein MTARLSPPNGRKWKVAVLGATGAVGQTFIRLLADHPWFELVEVAASERSARKRYTDAARWLEGAMPGNVAQMEVRNCDPADLEAQIVFSALDSSVAGEIEQAFARAGKIVLSNAKNFRMEPDVPLVIPEVNADHLGLIEKQRRDRGWEGAIITNANCAATVAAVALAPLHERFGVEKLFMMTMQAVSGAGYPGVASLDILGNVIPYISEEEPKVEREMLKLLGRFENGGVTNAVFEVSAQTNRVAVEHGHTVCITASFNDRPTPEQALETLRAWKGAESTWSLPSRPDEPLVVTDSADRPQPRRDVDAGAGMTVTVGRVRGDPILDLRMVALGHNTIRGAAGGSVLNAELLAATGKLPPA
- a CDS encoding M20/M25/M40 family metallo-hydrolase — protein: MTDVVALAAELLALPSTTSNEGAVVDFVSKWLVERGWNVTVQEVSPGRGNIWASHKGGGVTFSTHLDTVPPHLPPRMEGKRLYGRGACDAKGIAAAMMAAADHLTKSGEKRADLLFVVGEEKGSDGARAANNLPTKSRFLINGEPTESKLASGAKGSLRVTVRIKGREAHSAYPHLGESAIEPLLALLPTIRDLPLPSDPLLGETTVNIGTIHGGTEANIIPAHAEAELMLRLVGDVAPTKAMIKKWAKGKAELEFGSYIPAQHFHTVPDFETAPVAYTSDIPLLTRWGTPLLFGPGSIHVAHTPDEYIDIEELRASVDTYEKLARTLLAS
- the lysC gene encoding lysine-sensitive aspartokinase 3, producing MIVVKFGGTSVGDAAAIRRAADIVEARLERQPVVVVSALGGATNALLAVGEQSAKGHLIGALRGVETLRDRHLKECEQLLGGSPVENDIAGDLSAIFDELASLAEALSVLGHVTPRSLDAIAAFGEEASSQLVTAFFQFRGLPAVHLDAREVMITDAAFMQAEPQTTAIAERAREQIMPLVTDSKVPVLGGFIGATAEGVTTTLGRGGSDYSASLIGAALQADAIEIWTDVDGILTADPRVVSGAHLIEEIRFDEASELASFGAKVLHPNTIAPAVKLGIPVFIYNSRKPEGKGTRITFDAPHRPVSAIAGKADVVLIKVTAPRMLFAHGFLRRVFEIFERHQTSVDVVATSEVSVSVTVDDPARLDTLLVDLRSLGDVSIERNRGIIAIVGAGIGDAGGAMGRALIALGDTKVHMMSLSATGINLTVIVEGDEVNAAIERLHREFFGAAELPSHTVDREGVQAS
- a CDS encoding dihydrodipicolinate reductase C-terminal domain-containing protein; translation: MNDPQIAVIGDGKMGRIVAQMAQERGWTVCAMLDSGHNKSGKGITKRALGDPDVAIEFTEPGAAVMNILACIAARVPVVVGTTGWYDSLPMITDEANAAGAAVLWAPNFAVGVNLFVELTRRAGEIMAAAPEFAAAVVETHHSAKKDAPSGTALAIVKAMEKGLRKEVPVTSVRTGSVPGTHEVIFDSTYEQMTLRHEARDRRVFADGALRAAQWLIGKHGGGVFTMRDVLGFTKAGDGTARRVSG